A single window of Chloracidobacterium sp. DNA harbors:
- a CDS encoding glycosyl hydrolase, with protein sequence MRLNKLVFENISRATPCLFTYLRGVLTVLNLRFLLSPLVLVPLIASSSQAQIPVASATPTAVATQTPTPDPMAASVFSGLKFRPIGPAVTSGRVIAFAVDPGDRSKYYVAVASGGVWKTVNSGTTWSPVFENEGAFSIGAITLDPKNPSTVWVGTGERNSQRSVAYGDGVYRSDDGGKNWKNVGLKTSEHIGRIAIDPRDSNIVFVAAQGPLWSAGGERGLYKTIDGGKSWKPVIAISENTGVTDVVIDPSNPDTMYAASWQRRRHFYTLINGGPESAVYKSTDGGNTWTKQRSGLPPGDLGRIGLAISPANNSVVYATVEAGGNLSGVFRSNDRGATWDRTSSSIAQGMYYGQIVADPKNVDRIYIPNVILQVSDDAGRTQRPLGERLKHVDNHAIWIDPNNTDFILVGCDGGVYESFDKGSNWNFKANLPVAQFYDITTDNDLPFYNVYGGTQDNNSLGGPAKTRNTAGIVNSDWIATNGGDGFQSRVDPLDPNIIYAESQNGGLVRFDKRTGERVGIAPIEGKDIESQRYNWDSPIMISPHLNTRLYFAGHKLYKSDNRGDDWKAISGDLSRGLDRNTLPVMGKVWGPDAIAKNQSTALYGNASALSESPKKQGLIYVGTDDGLIRITENDGQSWRKVDKIAGVPENSYVARVLASQHAAETVYALYNNHQNGDFRPYVVKSIDAGKTWTAINGNLPERGSVYSIAEDHINSNLLFVGTEFGVFFTTDGGAKWIQMKGGLPTIAVRDIAIQRTENDLVLATFGRGIYILDNYSALRSIDRKTVDQASVLFPVKDALMFVRSSASLSSSLGASYYTAPNPAYGATFVYYLRDAPKTFKQKRQEAERNAEKKKEPIKYPSIAELRAEAEEESPTMIFTITNAEGEIVRRITSPASQGVQRAVWDMRYTAPSISAAPPQLPAGVTLPEGFTPGPQGPLVMPGRFTVSMAMRVNGVVTSLPGSQSFNVTVEGKEKITDAERVLLAEFQRKVVKLQRAVSGAADAASSAKTRIALLRRAALDAPTDNRKLVEQANAFSKEIDLLINELRGGREDSDIPPPSISSRIGNVAGSIRLSTLRPTATQLEQYELSNAEFAPILARLRELIETSLPRFEKELEAVGAPLTPGRLPQ encoded by the coding sequence ATGCGACTAAATAAATTAGTTTTCGAAAACATAAGTCGTGCGACACCCTGTCTGTTCACTTATCTACGAGGAGTTCTAACCGTGCTAAATCTGCGTTTTCTATTATCACCACTTGTTCTAGTTCCTTTGATCGCGTCGTCGTCACAGGCGCAGATCCCGGTTGCATCAGCAACGCCGACAGCGGTCGCGACCCAGACGCCCACTCCTGATCCGATGGCCGCGTCGGTCTTTTCCGGTTTGAAATTTCGACCGATCGGTCCGGCCGTCACTTCCGGTCGAGTAATTGCCTTTGCCGTTGATCCGGGCGACCGCTCGAAATACTATGTGGCCGTCGCGTCCGGCGGTGTGTGGAAGACTGTTAATAGTGGAACGACGTGGTCTCCGGTCTTCGAGAACGAAGGTGCATTTTCGATCGGTGCTATAACACTTGACCCGAAAAATCCGTCTACCGTCTGGGTCGGGACCGGCGAGCGCAATAGTCAACGAAGCGTTGCGTACGGTGACGGGGTATATCGCTCAGATGATGGCGGCAAGAATTGGAAAAATGTTGGCCTAAAAACTTCGGAACACATTGGGCGAATAGCCATCGATCCTCGCGATAGCAATATCGTATTTGTCGCGGCCCAAGGACCGCTCTGGTCGGCAGGCGGCGAGCGCGGCCTTTACAAGACGATCGATGGTGGCAAGAGTTGGAAACCGGTGATCGCGATCAGCGAGAATACGGGCGTCACGGACGTGGTGATCGATCCATCGAACCCGGACACAATGTACGCAGCGTCGTGGCAGCGGAGGCGGCATTTTTACACCCTGATAAACGGTGGCCCGGAGAGTGCAGTATATAAGTCGACCGATGGCGGCAACACCTGGACAAAACAGCGTTCCGGCCTCCCGCCGGGCGATCTAGGCCGCATTGGCCTTGCGATTTCGCCGGCAAATAACAGTGTGGTTTACGCGACCGTCGAGGCTGGCGGCAATCTCAGCGGTGTTTTTAGATCAAATGACCGCGGAGCGACGTGGGATCGAACCAGTTCGTCTATTGCTCAAGGGATGTACTATGGACAGATAGTTGCGGACCCGAAGAATGTCGACCGCATTTACATACCAAATGTCATTTTGCAGGTCTCGGATGACGCCGGGCGCACACAGCGCCCGCTTGGTGAGAGACTGAAGCACGTCGACAACCACGCCATTTGGATTGATCCGAATAATACTGATTTCATCCTGGTCGGATGTGACGGCGGAGTTTACGAGAGCTTTGATAAAGGCTCAAACTGGAATTTCAAGGCGAATTTGCCGGTCGCTCAATTTTACGACATCACAACAGATAACGACCTGCCCTTTTACAATGTATACGGCGGCACGCAGGACAATAATTCGCTCGGTGGCCCCGCCAAGACCCGAAATACTGCCGGTATCGTAAATTCGGATTGGATCGCCACCAATGGCGGCGACGGTTTTCAATCGCGAGTAGACCCTCTCGACCCGAATATTATCTACGCCGAAAGTCAAAATGGCGGCCTCGTGCGCTTTGACAAGCGAACCGGCGAACGCGTAGGTATCGCGCCGATCGAGGGTAAAGATATCGAATCTCAGAGGTACAACTGGGATTCACCTATTATGATCAGTCCGCATCTGAACACTCGGCTTTATTTCGCGGGCCATAAACTCTATAAGTCAGACAATCGAGGCGACGATTGGAAGGCGATCAGTGGCGATCTTTCACGCGGCCTCGACCGCAACACACTTCCCGTGATGGGAAAGGTCTGGGGGCCGGACGCGATCGCAAAAAATCAATCCACCGCGCTTTACGGCAATGCCTCGGCACTTTCCGAATCACCTAAGAAACAAGGATTGATCTATGTCGGGACGGACGATGGCCTGATTCGGATCACCGAAAATGACGGTCAATCCTGGCGTAAGGTCGACAAGATCGCCGGCGTTCCCGAGAATAGCTATGTGGCCCGCGTTCTAGCGTCGCAGCACGCTGCCGAAACGGTTTACGCCTTGTACAACAATCATCAGAATGGTGATTTCAGGCCCTATGTTGTCAAGAGTATCGATGCCGGTAAGACGTGGACAGCGATCAACGGTAATCTGCCGGAGCGCGGATCGGTATATTCGATCGCCGAGGATCATATCAACTCAAACCTTCTCTTTGTCGGAACCGAATTTGGTGTATTTTTTACAACTGATGGAGGCGCAAAATGGATCCAGATGAAGGGCGGATTGCCAACGATCGCGGTGCGCGATATTGCGATCCAGCGGACCGAAAACGACCTCGTGTTGGCTACATTTGGCCGCGGGATCTATATTCTGGACAATTATTCCGCATTGCGTTCGATCGATAGAAAGACCGTAGATCAAGCGTCGGTATTATTTCCGGTAAAGGACGCTCTGATGTTCGTCAGGTCGAGTGCCTCGCTATCAAGTTCGCTGGGTGCGTCATATTACACCGCTCCCAATCCGGCATACGGAGCCACATTTGTCTATTACCTAAGGGACGCTCCGAAAACATTCAAACAAAAGCGGCAAGAAGCTGAGCGTAACGCCGAGAAGAAAAAAGAGCCGATCAAATACCCATCGATCGCTGAGTTGCGTGCCGAAGCCGAAGAAGAATCGCCGACGATGATATTTACGATCACCAACGCCGAGGGTGAGATAGTCCGCCGTATCACGTCGCCGGCATCGCAAGGCGTGCAGAGAGCCGTCTGGGATATGCGATACACAGCACCGTCGATCTCCGCGGCACCGCCGCAACTACCGGCGGGAGTAACGCTGCCCGAGGGGTTCACTCCAGGGCCGCAGGGCCCACTCGTGATGCCGGGAAGGTTCACTGTTTCGATGGCGATGCGAGTAAATGGGGTCGTAACCTCGTTACCCGGCAGTCAATCCTTCAACGTGACGGTCGAGGGTAAAGAAAAGATCACGGATGCGGAGCGAGTACTCTTGGCTGAATTTCAACGCAAAGTTGTTAAGCTACAGCGTGCGGTAAGCGGTGCTGCTGATGCCGCAAGTTCCGCGAAAACAAGGATAGCACTGCTCCGAAGAGCAGCCTTAGACGCTCCGACCGACAATCGAAAACTAGTCGAGCAGGCAAATGCGTTCAGCAAGGAAATTGATCTGCTCATTAATGAATTACGCGGCGGACGAGAAGATTCCGATATCCCTCCGCCGTCGATCAGCTCTCGTATCGGAAACGTCGCCGGTTCGATTCGACTTTCAACGCTCCGACCGACAGCTACACAATTGGAGCAGTACGAACTTTCGAATGCCGAATTCGCACCGATATTAGCTCGCCTGCGTGAGCTGATCGAAACATCTCTGCCTCGATTTGAGAAGGAACTTGAGGCAGTCGGTGCCCCGCTGACGCCCGGGCGTTTACCTCAGTAG
- the purL gene encoding phosphoribosylformylglycinamidine synthase subunit PurL, with protein sequence MNETQITADEVAQHGLTPTEYQKIIELMGREPNITELGVFSVMWSEHCSYKSSRVHLKRLPVTGPRVIVPPGENAGVVDIGDDWCVAFKVESHNHPSFIEPFQGAATGVGGILRDVFTMGARPIAAMNSLRFGPLNDPKHGARNRSILKGCVEGISHYGNCFGVPTVGGEVVFDESYSLNPLVNAFALGIVRKDQIFFGKADGIGNPVLYAGAKTGRDGIHGATMASAEFDDEALEKRPTVQVGDPFLEKLLLEACLEAMRSGAIKGIQDMGAAGLTSSSVEMAARAGTGIELDLTLVPQRETGMTAYEMLLSESQERMLIVAREGREKEVVEIFNKWDLDAVVIGKVVEGDRLKIYHHGELKADLPVLGLTDEAPKYQRPMTPPIRPDSEVEAAKIIREPITTDLTEALKALLSSDNICSKRWVYEQYDSMVRTNTAILPGADAAVIRVKETRRAIAMCLDGNGKFTAIDPRMGAKLSVAEAARNVVCVGATPIAVTNCLNFASPERPEVMWSFSEVIDGITEACNAFDSPVVSGNVSFYNETDGSGILPTPTIGMVGIIDDTRNLITHGFKSEGDIIAVIGTASDDLDASEYAQTILGMTTADLIAIGSVPQIDLKLERKVQSTVLKLADEMIVRSAHDCADGGLAVAIAECCFSSLGRDAVGANINLEANGLSDESLLFGESPSRIVVSFAPEDLYRVEAIAGTCPFEVIGKAGGNTLSITIESKDAVSAPVADLESAWNGSLRGHLEA encoded by the coding sequence ATGAACGAAACTCAGATCACAGCAGACGAAGTCGCACAACACGGCCTCACACCGACCGAATACCAGAAGATCATTGAACTAATGGGCCGTGAGCCTAATATCACCGAACTCGGTGTCTTCAGTGTGATGTGGTCCGAGCATTGCTCCTATAAATCCTCGCGCGTTCACTTAAAGCGCCTGCCGGTCACCGGACCGCGTGTGATCGTGCCGCCCGGCGAAAATGCCGGAGTGGTTGATATTGGTGATGACTGGTGCGTTGCGTTTAAGGTCGAATCCCACAATCACCCGAGTTTTATCGAGCCGTTTCAGGGTGCCGCAACCGGCGTTGGTGGTATATTGCGTGACGTATTCACGATGGGTGCCCGGCCGATCGCGGCGATGAATTCGCTTCGATTTGGCCCACTTAATGATCCGAAACACGGCGCCCGCAATCGCTCGATCCTTAAAGGCTGTGTCGAGGGTATCAGTCATTATGGCAACTGTTTCGGCGTTCCGACGGTCGGTGGCGAGGTAGTTTTTGACGAGTCCTACAGTCTCAATCCGCTGGTCAACGCATTCGCTCTAGGCATCGTTCGAAAGGATCAGATCTTTTTTGGCAAAGCCGACGGGATCGGCAATCCGGTGCTGTATGCCGGAGCCAAGACCGGCCGTGACGGTATTCACGGTGCGACGATGGCGTCTGCGGAGTTTGACGACGAGGCACTCGAAAAGCGCCCGACGGTCCAGGTTGGTGATCCATTTCTCGAAAAGCTTCTGCTCGAAGCCTGCCTCGAAGCGATGCGCTCCGGCGCCATTAAGGGCATTCAGGATATGGGCGCCGCCGGGCTTACATCTTCGTCAGTCGAAATGGCCGCCCGGGCCGGAACCGGCATTGAACTCGATCTGACACTTGTCCCACAGCGTGAGACCGGAATGACCGCTTACGAGATGCTGCTATCCGAATCTCAGGAACGTATGCTGATCGTCGCTCGCGAGGGCCGCGAGAAAGAAGTCGTCGAGATATTCAATAAATGGGATCTCGATGCAGTCGTCATCGGCAAAGTGGTCGAAGGCGACCGTCTAAAGATCTATCATCACGGCGAACTCAAGGCTGATCTGCCAGTTCTGGGCCTGACCGATGAGGCACCTAAGTATCAGCGCCCGATGACGCCTCCGATCCGCCCGGACTCAGAGGTCGAAGCGGCGAAGATCATTCGTGAGCCTATCACGACCGATCTGACCGAAGCGTTGAAGGCTCTTCTCAGCTCCGACAATATTTGCTCAAAGCGTTGGGTGTACGAGCAGTATGATTCGATGGTGCGGACCAATACGGCGATCTTACCGGGAGCAGACGCGGCCGTAATTCGAGTCAAAGAAACTCGTCGGGCTATCGCAATGTGTCTGGACGGCAACGGTAAATTTACGGCCATCGATCCGCGTATGGGAGCGAAACTATCAGTTGCGGAAGCGGCGCGAAACGTTGTTTGCGTTGGAGCCACGCCAATCGCGGTCACCAATTGTTTGAATTTTGCTTCGCCTGAACGTCCCGAAGTAATGTGGAGTTTCTCTGAGGTCATCGATGGCATCACGGAGGCATGTAACGCATTTGATTCCCCGGTCGTTTCGGGCAACGTCTCGTTTTACAATGAGACCGACGGCAGCGGTATCTTGCCCACGCCGACGATCGGAATGGTCGGGATCATAGATGACACCCGAAATCTGATCACACACGGCTTCAAGTCTGAGGGCGATATAATCGCCGTCATCGGTACGGCGAGTGACGATCTGGACGCAAGCGAATACGCACAGACGATACTTGGAATGACGACTGCCGATTTGATCGCGATCGGTTCGGTTCCGCAGATCGACCTCAAACTTGAGCGTAAAGTTCAGAGTACTGTATTGAAACTCGCGGATGAGATGATCGTGCGTTCGGCTCACGACTGTGCAGATGGCGGCCTGGCCGTAGCGATCGCCGAATGTTGTTTCTCATCACTCGGACGTGACGCGGTCGGGGCAAATATCAACTTGGAAGCCAACGGCCTCTCAGACGAATCACTTTTGTTTGGCGAATCTCCGTCGCGTATTGTCGTCAGCTTTGCCCCGGAAGATCTATATCGAGTCGAGGCCATTGCCGGCACCTGCCCATTCGAGGTAATTGGCAAGGCCGGCGGCAACACGTTGTCGATCACGATCGAGTCGAAAGACGCAGTATCGGCACCGGTCGCCGATCTTGAATCCGCCTGGAACGGATCGCTACGCGGACACCTCGAAGCCTAG
- a CDS encoding TlpA family protein disulfide reductase, translating into MALFSQFLMKTAMLTIALCALASVHAAQTVTTKVKKIDRAELEKLIKPSGKPLLINFWATWCDPCRDEFPDLVKIDADYRGKIDFITISLDDLADIDTFVPKFLAEVKATMPAYLLKTDDETAAIKMVSSDWAGNLPMTILFDASGKTAYQRNGKIRHANLVAEIDKVLAPKPVGDDR; encoded by the coding sequence ATGGCTCTTTTTTCTCAATTTTTGATGAAGACGGCGATGTTGACCATTGCACTTTGTGCTCTTGCGTCCGTACACGCCGCACAAACAGTGACGACCAAGGTTAAAAAGATCGATCGGGCCGAACTGGAAAAATTGATCAAACCCAGCGGCAAACCTTTGCTAATAAATTTTTGGGCGACCTGGTGTGACCCGTGCCGTGATGAGTTTCCGGATCTCGTCAAGATAGACGCTGATTATCGCGGTAAGATCGATTTCATTACAATTTCACTCGATGACCTTGCCGACATCGACACCTTTGTGCCTAAGTTTCTCGCTGAGGTCAAGGCGACGATGCCCGCCTACTTACTCAAAACCGACGATGAGACTGCCGCGATCAAAATGGTTTCCAGCGACTGGGCCGGCAACCTACCAATGACGATACTTTTTGACGCGAGTGGCAAGACCGCGTATCAGCGGAACGGCAAGATCCGTCACGCCAATCTTGTCGCCGAGATCGACAAGGTGCTTGCTCCAAAGCCGGTCGGCGATGACCGGTAG
- the hemW gene encoding radical SAM family heme chaperone HemW: MSAGVYIHIPFCRSRCSYCDFATDVWLNNDAVDRYVDALCKEIKTASISRSLDVDTIYLGGGTPSLLSPHQLEQVIRSVYEKLNVEPGAEVTMEMNPATVTPTTLSAFRSLGVNRASFGVQTFNDRDLKLLARGHDANDARRTLTMLRDAGFDNVSFDLIAGLPGQSLADWNANLNEAIRLSPEHISLYLLEIHQGTPLARQIRDERRPDPDPDLAAEMYECMLDRLLGEGYEQYEISNFSRPGYASRHNSKYWMLDPVYGFGVSAHSFDGRQRYANERDTAKYVQLVSNTGSAEILREDIDISSEFVFLGLRMENGITLSAYRERFGSDLTTTHGQSIKMLTEAELIALDGDNLRLTRKGKLYSNEVFAEFV; this comes from the coding sequence ATGAGCGCCGGCGTCTATATACATATCCCGTTCTGTAGATCACGATGCTCCTATTGTGATTTTGCAACCGACGTTTGGCTCAATAACGATGCCGTCGATCGATATGTTGACGCTCTTTGCAAGGAGATCAAGACCGCATCCATTAGCCGTAGCCTGGACGTCGACACCATATATCTCGGCGGCGGTACGCCGTCTCTCCTATCTCCACATCAATTGGAACAAGTCATCCGCTCCGTGTATGAAAAATTAAACGTAGAGCCCGGAGCTGAGGTCACGATGGAGATGAATCCGGCGACCGTTACGCCCACGACACTGTCGGCTTTTCGTTCGCTGGGAGTAAATCGAGCGAGTTTTGGCGTCCAAACATTCAATGACCGTGACCTCAAACTCCTTGCTCGCGGACACGATGCCAATGACGCTCGCCGGACACTCACGATGCTGCGTGACGCAGGTTTTGATAACGTCAGCTTTGACCTGATCGCGGGCTTGCCCGGACAGTCATTAGCAGACTGGAATGCGAATCTGAACGAAGCGATTAGGCTATCGCCGGAGCACATCTCTCTTTATCTCCTAGAGATACATCAGGGCACACCATTAGCTAGACAGATACGTGATGAGCGTCGGCCCGACCCCGACCCGGATCTCGCCGCCGAGATGTACGAGTGTATGCTCGACCGCCTTTTAGGCGAAGGATATGAGCAATACGAGATCTCTAATTTTTCTCGGCCGGGATATGCATCACGACACAATTCCAAATACTGGATGCTAGATCCCGTTTACGGATTCGGCGTGTCGGCACATTCGTTCGACGGCCGACAGCGTTACGCAAACGAACGTGACACTGCAAAGTATGTGCAACTAGTATCAAATACGGGTTCGGCTGAGATCCTTCGCGAAGACATCGATATTTCATCGGAGTTCGTCTTTTTAGGACTTAGGATGGAAAATGGTATAACTTTGTCCGCCTACCGTGAGCGATTTGGCAGCGATCTTACGACAACCCACGGCCAATCCATCAAAATGCTGACCGAGGCGGAACTGATCGCTCTAGATGGTGATAATTTACGATTGACACGAAAGGGAAAGTTATACTCGAATGAAGTATTTGCTGAATTCGTCTGA
- a CDS encoding DinB family protein — MFRKIDDFVKAWDYETEATIKVLNALTDESLTHKVSDDGRTLGFLAWHMTQTLGEMPGLVGLVVDAPEFSDDCPTTAAEIVAAFETAAHSVTREVADNWTDETLLLEDEMYGETWSRGMTLFYLIAHQGHHRGQMTVLMRQAGLVVPGIYGPSREEWAAFGAPAMP; from the coding sequence ATGTTCAGAAAAATTGATGATTTCGTAAAGGCGTGGGACTACGAGACTGAGGCCACCATCAAGGTACTTAACGCACTGACGGACGAGTCACTGACTCACAAGGTCAGCGACGACGGGCGAACTCTTGGCTTTCTGGCCTGGCATATGACGCAGACACTTGGCGAAATGCCGGGGTTGGTCGGCCTCGTAGTGGATGCCCCAGAGTTTTCGGATGATTGCCCGACAACTGCCGCGGAAATCGTGGCCGCGTTCGAAACCGCGGCACACTCCGTCACGCGCGAGGTTGCAGACAACTGGACAGACGAGACACTTCTTCTCGAAGATGAGATGTACGGCGAAACCTGGTCGCGCGGGATGACACTCTTTTATCTTATTGCCCACCAGGGCCATCACCGCGGCCAGATGACCGTTCTAATGCGGCAGGCCGGTTTAGTCGTTCCGGGCATCTATGGCCCTTCGAGAGAAGAGTGGGCCGCATTTGGTGCTCCCGCGATGCCTTAG
- a CDS encoding redoxin domain-containing protein, whose amino-acid sequence MKHAVFLVLVLLALAIVSNAQGLSIGAKMVNFSMPGIDGKVRTLNELQGKNGAVIVFLSAQCPVVKSYNARINEIVADYRSKGINFIGINSNSTESLEWVKSDVAEVGYKFPVLIDKGNKFADLWGATVTPEIYFVDANSILLYHGAIDNDRSGKAVSEQYLRSAFDQTLAGKMVVRTTANAFGCSIKRVSE is encoded by the coding sequence ATGAAACACGCAGTATTTTTGGTTTTGGTATTGCTCGCGCTCGCTATCGTCTCAAACGCCCAGGGACTATCGATCGGGGCTAAGATGGTAAATTTCTCGATGCCTGGCATTGACGGTAAGGTTCGGACGCTCAATGAACTGCAGGGTAAAAATGGTGCAGTCATTGTTTTTCTGTCTGCTCAATGCCCTGTCGTAAAGAGCTATAACGCGAGGATCAATGAGATCGTCGCCGACTATCGATCAAAGGGCATCAACTTTATCGGGATCAATTCAAATTCCACGGAATCGCTAGAATGGGTCAAGTCAGACGTGGCAGAGGTCGGTTACAAATTTCCTGTTCTTATCGACAAGGGTAACAAATTCGCTGATCTGTGGGGCGCGACCGTGACGCCCGAGATATATTTTGTTGATGCAAATAGCATACTTCTATATCACGGAGCGATAGACAACGACCGTTCCGGAAAGGCCGTTAGCGAACAATATCTGCGGTCCGCCTTTGATCAGACGCTTGCCGGCAAAATGGTAGTACGGACGACGGCCAATGCGTTTGGCTGCAGCATTAAGCGCGTTTCTGAATAA
- a CDS encoding lytic transglycosylase domain-containing protein: protein MKKSHLILTTILLLSVSAVAQQRPRFFDNFDTAKGVEVYRPTPPVIVPLARQSAKGKKLVQKTAQVVVTGKSKMNAGDGLAQRESVYSAEVTRLMMAAGSSMKGFTTGDAVIDAFIVDSSRRYNIDPLLIYAQMHQESSFKLKATSYKGASGLMQLMPATARRLGVTNIYDPKQNIEGGVKYMRMLLNMFGQDVNLALAGYNAGEGAVMKYGNSIPPYTETREYVRRISARYSSITNPSYVRSAKRVNNETAVKLEKKDARPLAVYEPNAITIRLADGRMRLVNQ from the coding sequence ATGAAAAAGTCTCACCTGATCCTAACCACAATCCTCCTCCTCAGCGTCTCGGCAGTTGCTCAACAGCGTCCCCGCTTTTTCGACAATTTTGATACAGCAAAAGGCGTTGAGGTTTATCGGCCGACACCTCCGGTTATCGTACCGCTTGCTAGACAATCAGCGAAAGGAAAAAAGCTCGTACAGAAGACTGCTCAGGTCGTGGTGACCGGCAAATCAAAGATGAACGCCGGCGACGGCCTCGCACAGCGTGAATCGGTCTACTCGGCAGAGGTAACGCGGCTAATGATGGCGGCGGGTTCAAGTATGAAAGGATTCACTACGGGCGACGCCGTGATCGATGCGTTTATTGTCGATTCGAGCCGGCGATATAACATCGACCCGCTCTTGATCTACGCACAAATGCATCAGGAATCATCGTTTAAGTTAAAGGCTACATCGTATAAAGGCGCAAGCGGCCTAATGCAGCTTATGCCGGCAACGGCACGCCGACTTGGTGTCACAAATATCTACGATCCGAAACAAAACATCGAAGGCGGCGTGAAGTATATGCGAATGTTGCTAAATATGTTCGGCCAAGATGTAAATCTTGCTCTTGCGGGCTACAACGCAGGCGAGGGAGCTGTTATGAAGTATGGCAACTCCATTCCTCCATATACTGAAACGCGTGAATATGTGCGGCGAATTTCAGCACGATACAGCTCGATCACCAATCCCTCGTATGTAAGATCCGCAAAACGCGTAAATAACGAGACTGCTGTAAAGCTTGAAAAGAAAGATGCTCGCCCGCTCGCAGTATATGAGCCAAATGCGATAACCATTCGATTAGCAGATGGTCGTATGAGGTTGGTGAATCAATAG
- a CDS encoding magnesium transporter: MLYVSQIINRPIFDARNEKIAVIKDVIVQYGREDYPPVIGFVARYRRRNFFMPRRDVSELGIGGAKMRSSILDLNPFVRRDGEVLLRKDVLDNQLIDVDGKRVVRVNDVQIIQAGTMWRVSGADVSLQGFLRRLMPKGFYGSDRAVEVIDWADVGYLATDTATVTVQLKSSKDKLSRLHPVEIAQLAETLSPIHRTEVVESLDDEIAADTLEEMSTETQAQILEDMDEERAADILEEMSPDDAVDVLDEMDDEKAQELFDLMEDDEKADVAELMHFDHDTAGGLMTTEFVVFPKKFTVGETIRSLREMAETPNMIYYLYVVEEVGSWKLSGLISLRSLILAEPTFTLREVMRSEFRFAHPSDSATDVAQIISEYNLLALPVVDDEGDIAGIVTVDDAMEILLPKNFQRRLPRLFG, from the coding sequence ATGCTTTACGTATCGCAGATCATCAATCGACCTATCTTCGATGCCCGCAATGAAAAGATCGCGGTCATTAAGGACGTGATCGTGCAATACGGACGTGAAGATTATCCTCCGGTGATCGGTTTTGTCGCCAGGTATCGACGTCGCAATTTCTTTATGCCGCGGCGTGATGTTTCTGAACTTGGAATTGGCGGAGCCAAAATGCGTTCGTCGATCCTCGACCTTAATCCGTTTGTCCGGCGTGACGGCGAGGTGCTGCTGCGTAAAGACGTGCTCGACAACCAACTCATAGATGTCGATGGAAAACGGGTGGTGAGAGTGAATGACGTGCAGATAATCCAGGCCGGTACGATGTGGCGGGTGTCCGGTGCTGACGTCAGCCTGCAGGGGTTTCTTCGCCGATTGATGCCAAAGGGGTTTTACGGAAGCGATCGAGCGGTCGAAGTCATCGACTGGGCCGACGTTGGCTATCTCGCGACCGATACCGCCACAGTGACGGTCCAGCTAAAGTCATCGAAAGATAAACTCTCCCGACTGCATCCGGTCGAGATCGCCCAGCTTGCTGAGACGCTCTCCCCGATCCACCGCACGGAGGTTGTCGAAAGCCTCGATGATGAGATCGCGGCCGACACACTGGAAGAAATGTCGACTGAGACTCAAGCGCAAATTCTCGAGGATATGGACGAGGAACGTGCTGCCGATATTCTCGAAGAGATGTCCCCGGATGACGCTGTCGACGTCCTCGATGAAATGGATGATGAAAAGGCCCAAGAACTCTTCGACCTGATGGAAGATGATGAAAAGGCGGATGTGGCCGAACTTATGCATTTTGATCACGACACGGCCGGCGGCCTTATGACCACTGAGTTTGTGGTATTTCCGAAGAAATTCACCGTCGGCGAGACGATCCGCTCACTCCGTGAGATGGCCGAAACGCCCAATATGATCTACTACCTCTATGTTGTCGAGGAGGTCGGGTCGTGGAAATTGTCCGGGCTCATATCGCTCAGGTCGCTGATACTGGCCGAGCCGACATTTACCCTCCGCGAGGTTATGCGGAGTGAATTTCGTTTTGCGCATCCCTCGGATTCAGCGACTGATGTCGCACAAATAATTTCCGAATATAATTTGCTGGCACTACCTGTAGTTGATGATGAAGGTGATATTGCCGGGATCGTCACGGTCGACGATGCGATGGAGATATTATTGCCTAAGAATTTTCAACGGCGGCTTCCACGGTTGTTTGGTTAA